Below is a genomic region from Helianthus annuus cultivar XRQ/B chromosome 2, HanXRQr2.0-SUNRISE, whole genome shotgun sequence.
cCATCTTCAAAGACAAATTCTGAAGAAACAGACGAAAttttgtgcaacattgctcttaaactgaagaattctccagcaatgagcatcaatgcagcgaagcagcaaatgagctttcttgcatctgtcctggaatcatatgaaggtctggtAGCTGGAAAAATCGGTAATTCTGAactgacaaaagaagactacaACCAGATTGATCCAGAGGAGATGGAGCTTATTGATATTCGTTGGTGTTTGGCAAGCTGCATTCGGAGAGCTCAAAGAtacatggaaattactgggaaaGAATCTCTTGGTGGTCCATCAACGAAGCTCGGATTCAACAAGtcaaaagtgacctgcttcagatgcaagaaaaagggtcatttcaaaagagagtgtaagaatgcagaagttgctgaagtaaatgaacgtcctttcaacgatgactattatcgaaaggcgatttaccatagaagcagagaagagccaaagttgattgaagataaaccgaaaacaacttcaagagcttGTCCTGTCATTTATCCTGATGAAGGGTATGATTGGTCtcaaatttgtccagaagaagatcgacTGGAAAATGTTCGtaaaacagctcatgggagagctATGACAGCACCAAGAAAGTTTGTGTACGTTGCTGAGATtaaagaagaaaacaaagaaaaagacactgctgaaatccatgaagaaaaagttgagatcaaagagaaaactcgagaagagatcttgagtgagaaaACGTATCGAGAAAGAAACGTTGTTTACAACagaatggatgagatgcaggaagaatatgaaaatgctgtcagcaacagaagatgggataagaagagagaatgttactacaacaaagaaggagaaccggttgttccaaagatagatataatctttgatgatgttcttctcgtTGTCCCGTTGAGAGCTGAATATTACAGAAGGGTGATGAAAGATGAAACATACGTTAAACAATACGAAAAAGATATCAGATATGCTATGCTATCATGCTTAAGAAAAAGGGATGAGGAGaaaatgaagaagagtgttgaagagatggtggatAATCTGAAGAGGGTTGCTGAAGAGATTAAAATAGAAGCTGTTGAAACAAAGACTGTAAAAATTGAAGTTGAAAAGGAAGTTGTTATTGAAAAAAAGCAGATTGAAGAAGAggtaaaagaagaagaaaagaaggatGAAAAGACAGAAGCTGGTAATGTTGGTGAGGGAATCAGTGCTGAAGAAAAGAAGAATGACGCTGAGATGAAGCAGACAGAAGCTGCTGAAAACACCGAAATGCCAAACATCGaggtacattctgattctgaaaacTTGAAACTGATtaatcagtgcaagaaatgcatggaaccgtgcagagcttgtactgaaaaagatgagcaatttagaacaagagatcttgaaatcacaaaaatcgaaaacattttcaaagaaaaatgcaaagaaatgctagaaaaagaaaaggttttaaaagaaaatgatgaaaaactttcagaaaaatgtaacaaattggagaaagaaaatgaagttttgaaggaaaacgttttgaaaatgacaaatgaatgtgaacaaaaagatattgcttgtcaagaaatgaaaaaggaatatgactcaatgaaattatcatatgagattataaaagagtcatatgaaaaagtgaaagatgaaatgaaatatgctcaatctagaatgaaTTATATGTCTGAAACAACAAAAGAGCtaaaacgaatgtatgctataaaacaagatgttgttaattcctatattgaggatgttgctaagctaaagcaacagattgttgatttaacaggaaaacaacaagttaaaaagttaccatgtgtcgtcatatgtgcttgaacgaattttcaatataaaaccgggtgatggtgagactgagcagaacaagaaaggcattggctcagaatatcatcaagttccaccaccggaaaagtttgcattttatgatgaggaaaaggtcgaaaaagctttcaacatggtagaccaattgccagacaccattgacataacctattccaaatctgatgattctcatgattcagaggtggtaggtaaagtcgttgaaagtgtgttgaacgAAGAGTCAGTtcatacaggtaaatctgaatcacaggatgaagatgaaggaaatcttcatgatggatatctgaagaacacaaaatccgagaaaaatttgtatgatgattcaaaaggattggtttataccatgattggatcggacaaattattcttagatgttgtattcccgattcataatgtgatttcagaaaagattggcaaagtttttaaaatggttgagattgaaaaatctgaaattccaaaatttgctggtaaacgtcacaaaactttttataacaaacctggtttcaagaagaaaaacatgaaggctgggttgggatataagaagaaacaaaattggaataaaaatgaaactccgaattttcaggcaaaaatgaacttcgttcacggaacaagttcagaacaagagaaagaactcaaatttagacaacagtctaatgaagagtttcatgctcagaaaaagcaacaacaacaggtcaaagatgtttcaaagagaacatgctttaaatgtgatcaaacaggacatcttgcTTGCAAGTGTcaaaatctgaaacctgttggtgttgagatggaaaagaagtctgtttatgttcaaaaacagaaatctgaagttgtgaatcaaaagtcaaccaagttcgaatcaaagcaaacttggaagccaaaattgtctaaggctgactcacaacaaacatggaaaccAGTGACACTCGaacttagaacaacacaaagttggaaaacaactgttgatgcaacaaaaccaaaacagttttggaaaccaaaagatgttgttcagagtccaaatgttcaaaaagagtcacatttttacaaacgtgggactccaaaaggtcaaacatggagtgttaagaaacatgttgatttggttaaaaatgagaaaaaaaaacaaatctggaaatcgaaaacagaaacagaaagttcaacttatgaggtgaaaaaggctgaggaGTCAATttcgattgattatgatgcaaattttccaccacttaaggctgaaaattttaagattcagattgctagagtcaaggttacacccaaggctggtgaggcttgggtggacacaatgtttgattaaacaatttgaattgccggagcttcctttatcgcgaagcatgaatcggcatctttagtgaataaaaattattgtgttgtatttgataaagtttgaatgtgcaggtgctcacgAATTCTGAAGAGAGCAGCCTGACACAACAAGAGGAGGAGGCTGCTGCTAGACCCTGTGTCGGTTAAtcagggagtttgtttgatttctgtaaataaataaacaatattttcaaaaaccctaaaaattgaaaaatttaaaaaccaaaaatatgttttcattttgtcaaaaatttgaaaaatcaaaatatgtttgtttttaaatttgtcaaaaatgcaaaaattcaaaaatatgttacttgaatctgccggaactcccaggttggtaattgaggagtaggaatcggcatctttcttgagaaatgttttatcaaggacattaagttgtacttgatttaactttcgtattagttgatgaaagaacaaggtgatgaataaaccccgtgtgtgaattaaacaaaacttattttccggaaaaaccattctgattaaaacaaacttaagtgttttgaaatcataatgggaaaatcgTTTGTTATCAGGGGAAGTTCtcattgaatacgccgaaaccctcacggctgaacaaacatgattaatttcacaagattgaaaaacggttttcaaactgtaaaagatcaatgtgttgtaaatcatgggggtacactATGTTTTCTGCAAATCAGTGCATGAGAAgaagaaaatggatggcgagacaaagctatcagtatcaggttatcaaattttctttaaatggttttgaattttagggggagtaagagatATTTTTGTCAGAAAAtctaaaaacattagaaaatttgaaaaagccaaaaacataataaaattcaaaaatttgagtttttgtgtaaaagaggaaatgatagtacatcagtaggcaaaaacataataaaaatcTCAAattttgctctgataccacttgttaggaccggtttgactccaaaacgattgcgtatgacacgttcgacgtgcggaatccgtgaacgtgaacGATCGAAAtacacgagacgtaatataattgtgattctttgatagatctgaaatgatacaagaaccgtgaatcaccttggacaagctttctctctctactttctctctctagaactcTAGCTCTCCAAGTCacaaatggcaaaagttctaaactcTAAGCCTAacactcctatatataggcacaagggataagggatttccccttatttacaagtttgccaccttgccctttttactagatattacaatataaagcctagAATTTAACAGTTTCTACTACGATTTgagatgacggaggcgatagacataaatgtactaacaggcccaataacaataaaacgtgggttaagcccaatgacataggtTCGAAGCCGTTCACATATAATCCAATATGTATAGGATGCATGTATatacataacaatcgagcgagtaaactatcaacactctaaaatacaaagttattccaaagatgacaaatgagaacataataaagaattcaagatgaacaacttgtacgaggtccgaaagacctagtgtctaacgagattagtacacatgtaggttattgacacgtacggacgctcacttcggTATCATAATacggaacgcaaacttgtgagttcatgtccctcctttcgatgatttcaatgttttggttttaaaacaatcgaggggaaatacatgctaaaactacGGATATGTTAGCATACATGCTAATACTATGGGTTTGGTTACGTAACTTATGGTACATAATGtcaggggctcgctacccactgatagatccttaaacTCCATGTATGCTATTAACAAACCTGGATTTGAATACAAGAATGCAAagatttcatatgataacaataactacatgaactcgctcaacttattgttgactttttaaaactacatgtatttcaggaaataggtcttgagccggtgattcacTACGGGAAATGGGGAAGTCAATGACAACGATGGccacttttggagggtttgtcttttatatcccaacctcgtatgggtatataggggACAAAACCTCACTATGTTTTTGTCAAAAACTACCTTTTGTTATTGTGTAAAATAACTTAGAATATGTTATGTCAAACGTTGTTGAAACTTGGAAACTACGTTGGAAAACTTGTAACCTTTTGTGGAAAACAATATATCTATGGCATCGTTGTGTTTTATTATGTTTACTCATTTGGATGcgatgattacctttcttacgtcacacacaatacgcttccgctactagcagggtgtgacacgTCGCTTGTTTGCTTCGTCACAATTCTATATATGAGTTTGATTATTGATATGTGTTATATGAGGAAATAACGAATTTAGATACGTTTGGTATGTataaagtgatggatttcacttaaacaacgggtcaaaataagtaaAATAGCTATTTGGTGGTTTTTAAGTGATTTGAATGTCACGCAAACAAACCGATAAATTGATGCGTAAGCCAAGTAACGGAAACACTGAATTTTGATTGATGAATCTTAGATTGGGTTAAAACTTAGAGAATTGAAAtttctttaagttattgatgGTAAAACTTATAACTTATGGTCTGGAGCTTCTGCCCGCTGTGAATATGTGTACCGTAAGCTATGGTCTGCAGACCGTAGCTTACGACGGGCCTTTGGTCCAAATTTTTGTTTTGTATTTCTTGCCTATTCAGGTCATCGAATCATGTTTAAATATCATATTTACTAACATTTAAAAGTTTCAAATGTTGTTAGGTCTTTAATACTTGCTACATGGATGGGATCAAGCTTGAACGTGAACCAAACACACATGAAGTCGATGCTTCCGCGTTTATCTTAGTTCTTTTGATACTTTGAACTTGTGTAAATGTTCTAGAACATACTTTTGGAATGTTTTAGGTCTATGTGAACATCATTTATGTTTGATGCCATCAAAATGGTATTTTGTATGAAAAATGCAAACTTCCTTATATGAAATATTCGAAATTTTAGTAAGGGTCTTATAATAATATACCTACATACACCTTTATTGCATAAAATATCCAACAATACACGTGCAACGACTAAAATGAAAATTTCCATATCCCCAACCACTTTCTTTAATGTGCTAACCTCCACCCAACTCATTTAATACCTCAAACCCATCTTCTAACCTCCAACCAACTCATTTAATACCCCTCCTAACTCCCAACCACCTTCATTTAAACCCCAACCACTTAACCCTCTTATAAACACTAACCCTAACACCTTCCAAACACTTACACCACCTACAAATTACTTCCAAACTCTCTCAAATCTCTAAGATTTTCAACTATGGGcaaaaagttcaagaaccaaaattgGAAACTTCGGTGTTCCAGCAACTCAAAACTCGTcaacgctaccctcggccatattggtctgagtcagcagggatacagttccACAaagccggtttaaagttttaatagtagtttatttataatagtagtttatttataagggataCAGTTCCTCAAGACTCGTcaacgctaccctcggccatatttgATTTGATGCTATCAATCTCAAAGGAaatcctaataagcttgaatcaagtcctcgtaggatctatacactgaatgaggcaagaactttacccaaaccaacctTCTAACCCTCTTCCAGGCAGTTAacacgctttatatagaccgtcaAGACAtaaatgagtgaatcaacaaaacatgaaggaTGATAGAATAATGTTCACTTTCAtcataaaaaactagttattaaagtcattaatacaaacccaattaaaaagttaatTAACCAAAGCTATGAGATCAAAAATAATACATAAAGAACTTGTCTTTaccaagtgtcacaccccaaccgatggcggaatcattggggcatggcactgagcgaaacagattgtccagaagtttccacaacaactattattactattcagtttaattaacatgtcccataccgtatcccaaacagtaaacaagttattacagataaacatctagtcaaatacactgttccgacaactcagatttaaatataaaaataaatattgttcaaatgcctctagagactcgatccacaagatctacagacaactatgctctagacgcttattctaagctcgccttcctagcagaatagcatcctaattgcctgtcacatacgttaaaataaagtcaatacatataatgtaaaggtgagcatacaagtttgatatagcatatagagttcgaaatagtttacgcataaccagcacgtacacagaggaaaacgaagcatgttaattatccaCATGgatctatcaataccaatgactgcgggttgactgtccgagacagttcgcaatacatgattaccaccgtaatccatgcaagtaattgtccttaacaacccccgtgtgaacgggtgctgagtccaaactatagtactacatcgttaaggcaggtagacaacattccacgtgtaaacataacaacaagcattcatttagtcacgtaatacatgcagaatgGTTATCGtataaagtaattgagtagtgtgttcgattgtgatttagataattaacgtatgtaacacccaaaagtgataaagcaaaaagggttcgagtatactcacagcgattgattgatggattgaagggagcgtttgagagtagggttagcctgaatagttcgatagcataacgatgagtaacgcgaaaAATGGAAACAACTGTTGATGGGTCGGACGGCCTAGTCGATCGAACGGTtggttcgatcggacagcctaaccgttcggttggacagtccgtTTGGACAGCCTGT
It encodes:
- the LOC110895871 gene encoding UPF0329 protein ECU05_1680/ECU11_0050-like, encoding MKDETYVKQYEKDIRYAMLSCLRKRDEEKMKKSVEEMVDNLKRVAEEIKIEAVETKTVKIEVEKEVVIEKKQIEEEVKEEEKKDEKTEAGNVGEGISAEEKKNDAEMKQTEAAENTEMPNIEVLTNSEESSLTQQEEEAAARPCVG